Proteins encoded by one window of Ulvibacter sp. MAR_2010_11:
- a CDS encoding thioredoxin family protein, whose product MAKSIFYHAGCPVCVSAENDILNLVNPNNVEVVHLGENKARIKEAESAGVNSVPALLTPNGNVLHINFGASLDALKN is encoded by the coding sequence ATGGCTAAATCCATTTTTTACCACGCAGGTTGTCCGGTTTGCGTAAGTGCCGAAAACGACATTTTAAACCTAGTAAATCCCAACAATGTTGAAGTTGTTCATCTGGGAGAAAACAAAGCAAGAATCAAAGAAGCAGAAAGCGCAGGCGTAAACTCTGTCCCTGCTCTATTAACCCCAAATGGAAATGTGCTTCATATAAATTTTGGGGCTTCATTGGACGCTTTGAAAAACTAA
- a CDS encoding DUF2024 family protein, giving the protein MRVAVWDTYVGREDGITMHFDILVPFETPSENVFEYGRNYLDGKAFKTNGLDSKACTFCHMEQATQPIVNAIEANGFYIIEMENCT; this is encoded by the coding sequence ATGAGGGTAGCTGTTTGGGACACCTATGTAGGCCGAGAGGATGGTATAACCATGCATTTCGACATTCTGGTTCCGTTTGAGACTCCTTCAGAAAATGTTTTTGAATATGGACGAAACTATTTAGATGGAAAGGCGTTTAAAACAAACGGACTTGATAGTAAGGCATGTACCTTCTGTCATATGGAACAAGCAACGCAACCCATAGTTAATGCTATAGAAGCGAATGGTTTCTATATCATTGAAATGGAAAATTGTACGTAA